In Arachis hypogaea cultivar Tifrunner chromosome 2, arahy.Tifrunner.gnm2.J5K5, whole genome shotgun sequence, a genomic segment contains:
- the LOC112744668 gene encoding probable 2-oxoglutarate-dependent dioxygenase AOP1: MGSEEKIKLPILNFTKEDLKLGSNSWSFACERVRKALEEHGCFVVVFDKVSDELENGVFNSMKELFDLPTETKMRNNYEGMPLKGYVGQIPKIPLHESMGIDEGTTLHKIQGFAQKLWPNGNHHFCKNLFEYAKIAEELDRMVARMIFESYGLMEEHYEAYMGSTSYLLRLLAHKSPKEVIDEPQLGLVCHTDKSFTTILHQNHVNGLMVETKDGNWIHVDFSSTNSFVVMAGDGLMAWSNERIKSPNHKVVMNYNNKNETRYSLGLFAFYKGILQAPEKLIDEEHPLKYKPFDHLALLNFSYSVNIKDYCGM, translated from the exons ATGGGTTCCGAAGAAAAAATCAAGCTTCCAATTCTAAACTTCACCAAAGAAGATCTGAAGCTGGGAAGCAATTCCTGGTCATTTGCATGCGAGAGGGTGCGCAAAGCACTCGAAGAACATGGCTGCTTTGTAGTTGTGTTTGATAAAGTTTCTGACGAGCTTGAAAATGGTGTTTTCAATTCCATGAAGGAACTGTTTGATCTCCCAACAGAAACAAAAATGAGAAACAACTATGAGGGGATGCCCTTGAAAGGCTACGTTGGACAGATCCCCAAGATTCCTCTCCATGAAAGCATGGGCATAGATGAGGGAACAACGCTTCACAAGATTCAAGGCTTTGCTCAAAAACTGTGGCCTAATGGAAATCATCATTTCTG TAAGAATTTGTTTGAGTATGCAAAGATAGCAGAAGAATTGGATCGAATGGTAGCAAGAATGATATTTGAAAGTTATGGTCTAATGGAGGAGCATTATGAAGCATACATGGGGTCCACAAGTTATCTCCTAAGGTTGTTGGCACACAAATCACCAAAAGAGGTTATTGATGAGCCTCAACTGGGTTTGGTGTGTCACACTGACAAGAGCTTCACAACAATTCTTCACCAAAACCATGTCAATGGACTCATGGTGGAGACAAAAGATGGGAATTGGATCCAtgttgatttttcttctactaatTCCTTTGTGGTCATGGCTGGCGATGGtttaatg GCATGGAGCAATGAGAGAATCAAGTCACCGAACCATAAAgttgtgatgaattataataacAAGAATGAAACGAGGTACTCTCTTGGTTTGTTTGCCTTTTACAAAGGGATTCTTCAAGCACCTGAAAAGCTTATAGATGAAGAGCACCCTTTGAAGTATAAGCCATTTGATCATCTTGCATTACTGAACTTCAGTTACAGCGTTAACATTAAAGACTATTGTGGCatgtaa